The following proteins are encoded in a genomic region of Brachypodium distachyon strain Bd21 chromosome 1, Brachypodium_distachyon_v3.0, whole genome shotgun sequence:
- the LOC100843946 gene encoding uncharacterized protein LOC100843946, with translation MEEPSEDDVFHGGGGDLVSDREAAASPESTGSLCSSAMSSLTDNDADDDGAESAFSAIGDRTSWSSSSSSDTMQLGGPLYEMSPLLAHLPASCHRTGLSKYYNGKSQSFTSLSDVKCLQDLEKKASPYASRIKKTRSSISNHVPGPCGKTMAKKTQPKSSSDRLLSRAKSSGLLRRRGKPPVYQSKQELSTYVS, from the exons ATGGAAGAGCCTTCCGAAGACGATGTGTTccatggaggaggcggtgaCCTGGTTTCCGATCGCGAGGCCGCCGCAAGCCCGGAATCCACCGGATCGCTCTGCTCCTCCGCCATGTCCAGCCTGACAGAcaacgacgccgacgacgacggcgcggaGTCCGCCTTCTCGGCGATCGGTGATCGCACGTCGtggtcttcgtcgtcgtcgtcggacaCGATGCAGCTCGGCGGGCCGCTCTACGAGATGTCGCCGCTGCTGGCGCACCTTCCTGCCAG TTGCCACAGGACAGGGCTGTCCAAGTACTACAATGGCAAGTCCCAGTCCTTCACATCGCTATCCGATGTGAAATGCTTGCAAGATCTCGAAAAGAAGGCCTCACCTTACGCCAGCAGGATTAAGAAGACCCGTTCGTCGATTTCGAATCACGTTCCGGGACCGTGTGGCAAGACCATGGCAAAGAAGACACAGCCGAAAAGTTCATCCGATCGACTGCTATCCAGAGCAAAGAGCAGCGGCCTCCTGCGCAGGAGGGGCAAACCACCTGTGTACCAGAGCAAGCAGGAACTGAGTACATATGTTAGCTAA
- the LOC100843638 gene encoding acid phosphatase 1 isoform X2: MRLLLIALAAAATVVVAAGAEPILRLVTDIPTSVSAGGADADALFCDSWRLSVETGNTGPWRAVPARCGPFMREYMEGERYASDSAVAAAESLAFAAQAFASGEGGARPAWVFDVDETLLSNAPYYAVSGWGLQEFNETSFDEWVDVAKAPALPSSLKLYNELKGLGFHIILLTGRSELQRNATEDNLLFAGYHSWEKLILRQPSDIGKTAVQYKSERRAVMEAEGFKILGNSGDQWSDLIGLPMATRSFKLPNPMYFIS; this comes from the exons ATGCGCCTCCTCCTTATCGCTcttgccgcggcggcgacagtcgtcgtcgccgctggCGCCGAGCCCATCCTCCGCTTGGTCACGGACATCCCCACCTCCGTATCAGCAGGCGGCGCCGACGCTGACGCGCTCTTCTGCGACAGCTGGAGGCTGTCGGTGGAGACGGGCAACACGGGGCCCTGGCGCGCCGTGCCGGCGCGCTGCGGGCCGTTCATGCGCGAGTACATGGAGGGCGAGCGCTACGCGTCCgactccgccgtcgccgccgccgaatccCTCGCCTTCGCCGCGCAGGCGTTCGCGTCTGGCGAGGGGGGAGCCAGGCCGGCGTGGGTGTTCGACGTCGACGAGACGCTGCTATCCAACGCGCCCTACTACGCCGTCAGCGGATGGGG ATTGCAGGAATTCAATGAGACCTCATTCGATGAATGGGTAGATGTAGCGAAGGCACCTGCATTGCCATCTAGCTTGAAACTGTATAATGAGCTTAAGGGACTTGGTTTCCATATTATCCTCTTGACTGGGCGAAGTGAATTACAACGTAATGCTACAGAAGACAATCTTCTGTTTGCGGGCTACCATTCATGGGAAAAACTTATACTGAG GCAACCCTCTGATATTGGCAAGACCGCTGTACAATACAAATCAGAGAGACGAGCAGTAATGGAAGCAGAAGGATTCAAGATACTTGGAAATTCTGGGGATCAATGGAGTGATTTGATAGGACTTCCCATGGCAACGAGATCCTTCAAGCTTCCAAACCCAATGTACTTTATCAGTTGA
- the LOC100843638 gene encoding acid phosphatase 1 isoform X1 produces the protein MRLLLIALAAAATVVVAAGAEPILRLVTDIPTSVSAGGADADALFCDSWRLSVETGNTGPWRAVPARCGPFMREYMEGERYASDSAVAAAESLAFAAQAFASGEGGARPAWVFDVDETLLSNAPYYAVSGWGATQASVKPVFSPRNSQYSNPSSATPSHSAEVSSFLAYGLQEFNETSFDEWVDVAKAPALPSSLKLYNELKGLGFHIILLTGRSELQRNATEDNLLFAGYHSWEKLILRQPSDIGKTAVQYKSERRAVMEAEGFKILGNSGDQWSDLIGLPMATRSFKLPNPMYFIS, from the exons ATGCGCCTCCTCCTTATCGCTcttgccgcggcggcgacagtcgtcgtcgccgctggCGCCGAGCCCATCCTCCGCTTGGTCACGGACATCCCCACCTCCGTATCAGCAGGCGGCGCCGACGCTGACGCGCTCTTCTGCGACAGCTGGAGGCTGTCGGTGGAGACGGGCAACACGGGGCCCTGGCGCGCCGTGCCGGCGCGCTGCGGGCCGTTCATGCGCGAGTACATGGAGGGCGAGCGCTACGCGTCCgactccgccgtcgccgccgccgaatccCTCGCCTTCGCCGCGCAGGCGTTCGCGTCTGGCGAGGGGGGAGCCAGGCCGGCGTGGGTGTTCGACGTCGACGAGACGCTGCTATCCAACGCGCCCTACTACGCCGTCAGCGGATGGGG agcCACACAAGCATCAGTGAAGCCAGTCTTTTCTCCTCGCAATTCCCAATATAGCAATCCATCATCAGCAACTCCGAGCCACAGTGCAGAGGTCTCCAGTTTCTTAGCATACGG ATTGCAGGAATTCAATGAGACCTCATTCGATGAATGGGTAGATGTAGCGAAGGCACCTGCATTGCCATCTAGCTTGAAACTGTATAATGAGCTTAAGGGACTTGGTTTCCATATTATCCTCTTGACTGGGCGAAGTGAATTACAACGTAATGCTACAGAAGACAATCTTCTGTTTGCGGGCTACCATTCATGGGAAAAACTTATACTGAG GCAACCCTCTGATATTGGCAAGACCGCTGTACAATACAAATCAGAGAGACGAGCAGTAATGGAAGCAGAAGGATTCAAGATACTTGGAAATTCTGGGGATCAATGGAGTGATTTGATAGGACTTCCCATGGCAACGAGATCCTTCAAGCTTCCAAACCCAATGTACTTTATCAGTTGA